One segment of Camelus ferus isolate YT-003-E chromosome 26, BCGSAC_Cfer_1.0, whole genome shotgun sequence DNA contains the following:
- the TCIM gene encoding transcriptional and immune response regulator, whose product MKAKPRHAACTMSTSLRVSPSVHGYHFDTASRKKAVGNIFENIDQEALQRLFKNSGDKKAEERAKIIFARDQDLEEKTRALMALKKRTKDKLFQFLKLRKYSIKVH is encoded by the coding sequence ATGAAAGCAAAGCCCCGCCACGCAGCCTGCACCATGTCCACCTCCCTCCGAGTGAGCCCGTCCGTCCACGGCTACCACTTCGACACGGCCTCCCGTAAGAAAGCGGTGGGCAACATCTTTGAAAACATCGACCAAGAGGCCCTGCAGAGACTCTTCAAAAACTCTGGGGACAAGAAAGCCGAGGAGAGAGCCAAGATCATTTTTGCCAGAGACCAAGATCTGGAGGAGAAAACGCGAGCCCTGATGGCCCTGAAAAAGAGGACGAAAGACAAGCTCTTCCAGTTTCTGAAACTGAGGAAATATTCCATCAAAGTTCACTGA